The following is a genomic window from Serratia ficaria.
CACGCCGATAAACCCGGAGAGCAAACCGGTGACGCGCGCCGGGCTCAGTTTTTCATGCTCCCAGATGACACTGAACACCATGGTCCACAGCGGCGTGGTGGCGAGGATCAGCGCGCCGTTGACCGGCGAGGTGGATTGCAGGCCAAAGAAGGTGCACAGGTTAAATACCGTAAAGCCGAGCACCCCGAGGCCCAGATAGGCCGGCCAGTTGTTTTTCAGCGCGCTGAGGCGCAGCTGGCCGCGCAGGCCGAACACCAGCAACAGCATCAAGGTCGCCAGGCTGAAACGTTCTATCGAGGCGCTAATCGGCGGCTGATGGGCGATGATGTAAGCGCCGACGTTGAAATTGGTGCCCCAAAAAAAGGTGGCGACGATCACGCCCAAATAGGCCAGCGGCAGAGAAGGGGTCATAACGGTTTCCTTTTGTTGATAATGCGAACGGGAAACAGTTTGCGCTCGTGCTCTTTGCGGTAGAATTCCCTATACATTCACTTGGCATGTGAGAAAACACCCATGTTCAACTGGGAAGATCTGCACTACTTTATGGTTTTCGCACGCGAAAAATCGCTGTCCGGCGCGGCACGCAGCCTGCAGGTCGATCACGCCACCGTGGCACGGCGCATCGCCAGCCTGGAGGCGTCGTTGCAGCTGAAGCTGGTGGATCGTCGCCCACGCAGTTACCTGATGACTGCCGATGGGTTACGCATCGCCGAGCAGGGCGACGCCATGGCGCTCAATGCGTTTGCCGTCGGGCGCGCGGCGCTGGGGGGGCGGCAGGGCGTATCGGGCGAGGTGACATTGAGTGTACCGCCGGTAATGGGGGTGAAGCTGATCGCGCCGCGCCTCGGCGAGCTGCAGAGACGTTATCCGGATCTGCGGCCCGTCTTGCTGGCGGATACCGCTAACCGCTCGCTGTTGCGCGGCGAAGCCGACATCGCCGTCCGGCTCAGTCGCGCCAATGAAAGCGATCTGGTGGCGA
Proteins encoded in this region:
- a CDS encoding LysR family transcriptional regulator — translated: MFNWEDLHYFMVFAREKSLSGAARSLQVDHATVARRIASLEASLQLKLVDRRPRSYLMTADGLRIAEQGDAMALNAFAVGRAALGGRQGVSGEVTLSVPPVMGVKLIAPRLGELQRRYPDLRPVLLADTANRSLLRGEADIAVRLSRANESDLVARKIGTVEFGLYADADYLQVTPDAERAFIGYHDDRAAPAQQRWLLAQAGSRPLALRSNDLMIQAAAAVAGAGVALLPHFVAQDAGLQRLSPEQALSREIWLTVHDDIRHAPGIVAVTAFLLECYAGAAGITRLVDAAG